DNA from Kitasatospora acidiphila:
CATGGTGGTGGAGGCTCCTGCACTGCGGGGGACGGACGGCGGACGCCCCCATCCTTGCGCACCGCCCCGGCGGCCGCTTCCCCAGCCCCGTCGATCCGCACCGACCACCAGGACAGCCGTCAGTCCCACAGGGCAGACTGGCCGAGCACACCGTGGAACTGCCGGCCCACAACGTGAAGGAGCGATGCTCCCGTGCCGATCCCAGCAGCCGACCCGCCACCGGCTGAGCCCCCGTCAATCGACTCTCCGTCAGCCGACTCGCCGTCAAGCGCGCCATCAGCCGATACCGCGGTCAGTGCGCCCACGGTGCTGGACGCGGTGGTGGTGCACGCCTCGGGCGCGCTCTGCACCCGGGTGGCCGGCGTGGCGCTGCCCGCCGAGGGGCCGGTCCGGCTGCGGCTGACCGGCCTGCCGGCGGTGCTGGAGCCGGGCACGGTACGGGCCCGTCTGGCGGCCGCGCCGGCGGGCTGGCGGATCACCGAGCTGCGGCCGTCGCTGGAGGCGGCGCCGAGTACGGCGGCGGAACCGACCGAGCTGGCGGAGCTCGTTACGGCGGCCGCCGAGCGGGTCGCGGCGCTGCGCCTGCGGGCGGAGCTGCTGGACACCCGGATCACGCGGACGGCCGAGCTGCGCGCGGTGCCGCCCGAGCCGGCCCGGGACCGGCCCGCCGAGCTGCGCCGGGCCCCGGTGGCGGCGCTGCGCGCGCTGGCCGACTTCGTCGACGGCCGGCTGGCCGCGCTGCACCAGTCCGCCGAGGAGGTGCGGGAGCAGCTGGAGCGGGCCGAGCGTGAGCACGCCCGGCTGGTCGACGAGCTGGAGCGCGCCTCCCGGGACCGACCGGACCGCACGGTGGCGGCCGGCACCGCCGTGCTGGTCACCCTGGCGCCGGACGATCCCGCGCTGCCCCGGCCCACCATGGGGGTACCCCCGGCCGAAGGCTGGGGGACGGTCACCGTCGAGCTGGAGTACCGGGTGCCGGGGGCGTGCTGGGTGCCCAGCTACCAGCTGAGCCACCGGCAGGGCGAGGCGGTCGGCACGCTGACGCTGCGGGCGGCCGTCGCCCAGCGCACCGGTGAGGACTGGACGGGGGTGCGGCTTGCGCTCTCCACGGCCGATCTGCTCCGCCCGGCCGAGCTGCCCAAGCTGCGGTCGCTGCGGATCGGGCGCCGCCAGCCGGCCCCGGCGCCGTCCGGCTGGCGGGAGCCGCCGAGCGGGCTGAACGCGCTGTTCGCGGATTACGACCAGGCGCCGGCGCCCCCCGGGCCGGCGCCGGTGGCGGTGGCCGCGGCGGCCGCCGGGCCGATCCGCCACGCCGCGCACATCGAACCCGACGACTTCCTGATCGGCGGCGCCGCCGCCCCGGCGCCGAGCCAGATCGCCTACGGCGCAGCGGCGCCCGCCCCGGCCCCGCAGGGCTACGGCGCACCGCCCCCGCCCACCGGACCGCCCGCCCCACAGGCCCCAGGCGCCGCCGGCCCGCAGCACCGGATGCGCGCGATGGTCGCGATGGCCGCGCCCGCCCCGGCGGCGGCGCGATGGCCGCACCTCCCCCGCCACCGCCGCCGCCCGCGCCGCCCGTCCCGGCCGCCGAGCTGCTCGACTACGCGGCCCTGACGCTGGCCGGCCCGGGCAGCGCGCCGGCCCAGCGCGGGCGGCTCCAGCCGGCCGGGGCCGGCTCCGGCGCCGCCGGGTACGCCGCGGCCCGCCTGGACCGCACCGTCCCGCCGCTGCCGCCGCACGCCGTGCCCCCGCGCCAGTCGGCCGGCTCGTTCGACCAGCGGTACGAGGCCGCCTCCCGGGTCGTGGTGCCCTCGGACGGCACCTGGCACACCGTCAGCCTGACCGAGCTGCCGGTGTCGCTGACCGCCGAGTACGTCTGCGTGCCCGCGGTGGACCCGGCCGTCTACGCCACCCTGCTGCTCGGCAACGACACCGCGCACGCCCTGCTGGCGGGCCCGCTGGACGTCACGGTGGACGGCGACTTCCTGCTGGGCACCGCCCTGCCCACGCTCGCCCCGGGTGCCCGCCGCCGGATCGGCCTGGGTGTGGCGCAGGGCGTGCGGGCCACCCGCCGCACCGAGACCCAGGAGTCCACGGCCGGCCTGCGCGGCGCGACCACGGTGGTCAGCGAGCGGATCCACATCGAGCTGGCCAACCAGCTGCCCGGGCCGGTGACGGTGGAGGTCCGGGAGCGGATCCCGGTCAGCGCCGAACGCGACATCCGGGTGGACGAGCAGCCCGCCGATCCGGCGTGGCAGCCCTCGGACGACCCGCACCACCCGCGCGGCACCCGCCGCTGGCGGGTCGAGCTGGCGCCGGGCGGGCGCACCCGGCTGACCGGCGGATACGAGATCCGCTTCCCGGCCGGCAGCTCCCTGACCGGCGGCAACCGAAGGAGCGGCTGACCCGTGACCCACGACCGGACCACGCATCCGACCGCCATCCCGCTCCCGGTCACCGCCGCGACCTGCCTGGAGGACCGCGCCCACCTGGAGCGCACCGCCCGCCTCGGGCTCGCCCCCGGCACCCACCGGCTGCGCCTGGGCCCGCTCACCCCGCTCGCCGTCGACCACACCCTCCGCACCGAGCTGGGCAGTCCGGACGGCCAAGTGCTGGACGCCCGGCTGGTGCGCAGCTGGGAGCCGCGCCCGGTGGGGCCCGACGAGGCCGACTCGCCGCTGCGGAGGCGGCTGCACGAGCTGCGCGCCGCGTTCCGGGCCGGCTCCGCCGAGCAGCAGCGGGTGGCGGCCCGGTTGGCGCTGCTCGGCCAGCTGTCGGAGGAGCTGCTGCGCGAGGTCGCCGAGGGCACCGGGCTGGGCGCGGCGGAGCCGGACCTGTGGGCGGCCGAGCTGGACGGCCTGGGCGCCGAGCAGGACGAACAAGCCGAGCGGCAGCGCGAGTTGAGCAGTCGGCTGGCCCAACTGGCCGCGCAGGAGCGCCAGGTGGCGGCTGCCCTGGAGGAGACCGAGTCCCGGCCGCTCGAACTGCGCTGCTTCCTGGAGTTGACGGTGCAGGCCGAGGCCGCCGTCGACACCGTTCTGACGGTCCGCCACC
Protein-coding regions in this window:
- a CDS encoding DUF4139 domain-containing protein, whose protein sequence is MLDAVVVHASGALCTRVAGVALPAEGPVRLRLTGLPAVLEPGTVRARLAAAPAGWRITELRPSLEAAPSTAAEPTELAELVTAAAERVAALRLRAELLDTRITRTAELRAVPPEPARDRPAELRRAPVAALRALADFVDGRLAALHQSAEEVREQLERAEREHARLVDELERASRDRPDRTVAAGTAVLVTLAPDDPALPRPTMGVPPAEGWGTVTVELEYRVPGACWVPSYQLSHRQGEAVGTLTLRAAVAQRTGEDWTGVRLALSTADLLRPAELPKLRSLRIGRRQPAPAPSGWREPPSGLNALFADYDQAPAPPGPAPVAVAAAAAGPIRHAAHIEPDDFLIGGAAAPAPSQIAYGAAAPAPAPQGYGAPPPPTGPPAPQAPGAAGPQHRMRAMVAMAAPAPAAARWPHLPRHRRRPRRPSRPPSCSTTRP
- a CDS encoding DUF4139 domain-containing protein gives rise to the protein MAAPPPPPPPPAPPVPAAELLDYAALTLAGPGSAPAQRGRLQPAGAGSGAAGYAAARLDRTVPPLPPHAVPPRQSAGSFDQRYEAASRVVVPSDGTWHTVSLTELPVSLTAEYVCVPAVDPAVYATLLLGNDTAHALLAGPLDVTVDGDFLLGTALPTLAPGARRRIGLGVAQGVRATRRTETQESTAGLRGATTVVSERIHIELANQLPGPVTVEVRERIPVSAERDIRVDEQPADPAWQPSDDPHHPRGTRRWRVELAPGGRTRLTGGYEIRFPAGSSLTGGNRRSG